The Criblamydia sequanensis CRIB-18 genome contains a region encoding:
- a CDS encoding outer membrane protein → MKRILASIFLMAITTNNINANWCCKQPMDTSFYLKVGSGVSFSESANVVAEPPTWNPAIQGYNSKLGNRAIADFGIGLELMKQIDLELSVSTRSTFKYRKFQTPVGGGDSYTREFDLDVVPILFSVNLLGRNISCLNWDFACGQIYPVIGAGVGVSHLFITNYRTTGLLPTGDSFPFLSFSAENQYTHRKNFTYTVLFGLEYNYNDCWAISTGYRWFDAGKFKGPRFQRVATGSAVDVGSEAWKMRFRANEWFIELKLFL, encoded by the coding sequence ATGAAACGTATTTTGGCCTCAATTTTCTTAATGGCAATCACAACAAACAATATTAATGCTAATTGGTGCTGCAAGCAGCCTATGGACACCTCTTTTTATCTTAAAGTCGGCTCAGGTGTTTCATTTTCTGAATCCGCAAATGTTGTAGCAGAGCCTCCCACTTGGAATCCGGCCATCCAAGGTTACAATTCAAAACTTGGAAATCGAGCGATTGCTGATTTTGGCATTGGCCTTGAGCTCATGAAGCAAATTGATTTGGAACTTAGTGTTTCTACTAGATCAACTTTTAAATATAGAAAATTTCAAACGCCGGTTGGGGGCGGGGACTCTTACACAAGGGAATTTGATCTTGATGTTGTTCCCATTCTATTTTCGGTAAATCTCCTTGGAAGAAACATTTCTTGCTTAAATTGGGATTTTGCTTGCGGTCAGATCTACCCGGTCATTGGGGCAGGCGTCGGGGTTAGCCATCTTTTTATCACAAATTATAGAACGACAGGACTTCTCCCTACAGGTGATTCTTTCCCATTTTTAAGTTTTTCTGCCGAAAATCAATACACCCATCGCAAAAATTTTACTTATACCGTTCTTTTTGGCTTGGAATACAATTACAATGACTGCTGGGCTATTTCAACAGGCTATCGTTGGTTTGATGCAGGTAAATTTAAAGGGCCTCGATTTCAAAGAGTGGCTACAGGGTCTGCGGTTGACGTAGGCAGCGAAGCTTGGAAGATGCGCTTTAGAGCTAACGAGTGGTTTATTGAGTTAAAACTTTTCCTTTAG